The following proteins come from a genomic window of Panicum hallii strain FIL2 chromosome 8, PHallii_v3.1, whole genome shotgun sequence:
- the LOC112902691 gene encoding long chain acyl-CoA synthetase 2 translates to MAEMFTVKVGEAAPAGGGRPAAGPVYRSVYAKDGLMELPQDVQSPWDFFSGAVKKYPKNRMLGQRQVTDGKAGEYVWQTYEEVYQKVMRIESAIRSFGVNPGSHCGIYGSNCPEWVMAMQACNSQGICYVPLYDTLGANAVEFIMDHAEISIAFVQESKIKSILAVVPKCTAHLRAIVSFGDFTSEMKKEAEKFGVSCFSWEEFSSMGKQNYEHPKKQKDDICTIMYTSGTTGDPKGVIITNRAIIAGVMTTEHLLKETDKVITEEDSYFSYLPLAHIFDQVIENYCISKGASIGFWQGDIRYLMEDVQVMKPTIFCGVPRVYDRIYTGINLKIQSGGMLAKHLFQYAYNYKLANMRKGLKQHEASPFFDKIVFSKIKEGLGGRIRLMIAGAAPLPGQIEEFMRVTSCSVFVQGYGLTESCAGCFTSIANVFSMIGTVGPPVTTIEARLESVPEMGYDALSETPRGEICLRGHTLFSGYYKRPSLTEEVFSDGWFHTGDIGEWQPNGAMKIIDRKKNIFKLSQGEYVAVEVVESAYMQSPLVASVWVYGNSFESFLVAVVVPERQALEDWAATNNKAGDFAELCNDPKARGYIQDELNKTGKKLGLRGFEMLKAVHLEPVPFSIEKDLITPTFKLKRPQLLKYYKDHIDQMYKDAKDARTAL, encoded by the exons ATGGCGGAGATGTTCACCGTCAAGGtgggggaggcggcgccggccggcggcggcaggccggcggccGGGCCCGTGTACCGGAGCGTCTACGCCAAGGACGGCCTCATGGAGCTGCCGCAGGACGTCCAGTCCCCTTGGGACTTCTTCAG TGGAGCAGTCAAGAAGTACCCCAAGAACAGGATGCTCGGCCAGCGCCAAGTCACAGATGGCAAG GCCGGTGAATATGTGTGGCAAACGTACGAGGAAGTGTACCAGAAGGTCATGAGGATTGAATCAGCCATCAGAAGCTTCGGTGTTAACCCG GGGTCTCACTGTGGCATATATGGATCCAACTGTCCAGAATGGGTTATGGCCATGCAG gCATGCAACAGTCAAGGAATATGTTATGTGCCACTGTATGACACCCTCG GAGCAAATGCTGTTGAATTCATCATGGACCATGCTGAGATATCCATTGCTTTTGTCCAGGAGAGCAAGATCAAATCA ATACTAGCCGTAGTCCCTAAGTGCACAGCCCACCTTAGAG CGATTGTTAGTTTTGGTGATTTTACAAGTGAGATGAAAAAGGAAGCTGAGAAATTTGGTGTATCTTGCTTTTCTTGGGAAGAATTTTCTTCAATG GGAAAACAAAACTACGAACATCCCAAGAAGCAAAAGGATGATATTTGTACAATCATGTATACCAGTGGAACAACTGGAGATCCCAAAGGTGTGATAATCACAAACAGGGCTATCATTGCTGGTGTCATGACCACGGAACACCTTCTCAAAGAGACAGATAAAGTG ATCACTGAAGAGGATTCATATTTCTCCTACCTTCCATTAGCACACATATTTGATCAAGTAATCGAGAACTACTGTATCTCTAAAGGTGCCTCCATCGGATTCTGGCAAGGG GACATTAGGTATCTCATGGAGGATGTGCAAGTGATGAAACCGACAATATTTTGTGGTGTTCCTCGTGTTTATGATCGTATATACACAG GTATAAACCTGAAAATTCAGTCTGGAGGGATGTTAGCCAAACACCTTTTTCAGTATGCCTACAACTA CAAACTTGCCAATATGAGGAAAGGGCTGAAGCAGCATGAAGCATCACCATTTTTCGACAAGATAGTTTTCAGCAAA ATAAAGGAGGGGCTTGGAGGACGTATCCGTCTCATGATAGCAGGGGCAGCACCTTTGCCAGGGCAAATCGAAGAGTTCATGCGGGTAACCAGCTGCAGCGTCTTTGTACAAGGATATG GGCTCACTGAGAGTTGTGCGGGATGCTTCACATCGATCGCCAATGTTTTCTCAATGATTGGAACAGTTGGCCCTCCTGTAACGACGATCGAAGCACGACTAGAGTCTGTCCCTGAAATGGGCTATGATGCTCTGTCAGAAACGCCCCGGGGTGAGATCTGCTTGAGGGGTCATACCTTGTTCTCTGGGTACTACAAGCGCCCGAGCCTCACTGAAGAAGTGTTCTCAGATGGCTGGTTCCATACAG GTGATATTGGAGAGTGGCAACccaatggtgcgatgaagatcATTGACAGGAAGAAGAACATCTTCAAGTTATCCCAGGGAGAGTATGTAGCAGTTGAGGTCGTGGAAAGTGCGTATATGCAATCCCCTCTTGTGGCCTCG GTTTGGGTATATGGAAACAGCTTTGAGTCATTCCTTGTTGCGGTGGTTGTCCCTGAGAGGCAAGCTCTTGAGGATTGGGCCGCAACCAACAACAAGGCTGGTGACTTTGCAGAGCTGTGTAATGATCCGAAAGCAAGGGGTTACATTCAGGATGAGCTGAACAAAACTGGCAAGAAACTCGGG TTGAGAGGCTTTGAGATGCTGAAGGCAGTTCACCTGGAGCCAGTGCCGTTCAGCATAGAGAAGGATCTGATCACTCCAACTTTTAAGCTCAAGAGACCCCAGCTGCTAAAATATTACAAG GACCACATTGATCAGATGTACAAGGATGCCAAGGACGCGAGAACTGCACTCTGA
- the LOC112902032 gene encoding uncharacterized protein LOC112902032 — MDSASSYLTNPHICLPSKCESVIKEVLYLHDIHPPRPEHNLVVSVLLPEEHGFGSITVNNWAILDASQPTGNLVATARGTGVNTDQLNGFIYQNSFSILFGNGSRFPGSILQVMGLSTVGEWAIVGGIGELTLARGVIKYETVLNVPNQEYYQKLSIYALYTPPSVTGNLFP; from the exons ATGGACAGTGCTTCCAGTTACTTGACCAATCCTCACATTTGCCTTCCTTCCAAATGTGAGAGTGTAATAAAAGAGGTCCTTTACTTGCACGACATTCACCCTCCACGGCCAGAACATAACCTTGTAGTATCAGTCCTTTTACCGGAGGAACATGGGTTTGGTTCGATCACTGTCAACAACTGGGCGATACTTGATGCGTCTCAACCCACTGGAAACCTTGTAGCTACTGCAAGAGGCACAGGTGTCAATACTGACCAACTGAATGGCTTCATCTATCAAAATTCTTTCAGCATTCTCTTCGGCAATGGAAGCAG GTTCCCTGGCTCCATTCTTCAAGTGATGGGTCTCAGTACAGTTGGTGAATGGGCCATTGTCGGTGGGATCGGAGAGCTTACTTTAGCGCGGGGTGTCATCAAGTATGAGACTGTTCTGAATGTTCCCAACCAGGAGTATTACCAGAAACTCAGCATCTATGCCCTGTACACTCCACCATCT GTTACGGGCAACCTTTTCCCGTAA